Proteins encoded together in one Planifilum fimeticola window:
- a CDS encoding Nif3-like dinuclear metal center hexameric protein, translating into MAVRGESLIRALEEWAPPALAVEKDPIGLQVGDPGAEVTGVLVTLDVTEEVVDEALRLGANWIVSHHAFIYRPFRHLRGDRPNGRLAAKLLSNGINVYVAHTNLDTAVGGVNDVLAEKLGLEHAEVLAPHVRERLKKIVVFVPEDHHMQVLNAMCEAGAGWIGNYSHCTFNLRGTGTFLPGEGTNPYIGQQGKLEQVEEVRLETVVPESAQTRVVQAMLKAHPYEEVAYDIYPLELPGRSFGLGRIGRLPERTRLKVLAERVKEAYGIPALRLVGDPDRLVSTVAVLGGSGGRYAWTALERGADVFITGDIDYHTALDSLAAGLALIDPGHHVERLVLERVCRVLREKWAPPEVKVVPTTVHRDPFQFL; encoded by the coding sequence GTGGCTGTTCGAGGAGAATCCCTGATCCGCGCCCTGGAGGAATGGGCACCTCCTGCCCTGGCGGTAGAAAAGGATCCGATCGGCCTTCAGGTGGGGGATCCCGGGGCGGAAGTCACCGGGGTGCTGGTCACGCTGGATGTGACGGAGGAAGTGGTTGACGAAGCCTTGCGCCTCGGGGCCAACTGGATCGTCAGCCATCACGCGTTCATCTATCGCCCCTTCCGCCATCTGCGCGGGGACCGGCCGAACGGTCGGCTGGCGGCGAAACTCCTGAGCAACGGCATCAACGTGTATGTGGCCCACACCAACCTGGACACCGCGGTCGGAGGGGTCAACGACGTCCTGGCGGAAAAGTTGGGACTGGAACATGCGGAGGTGCTGGCTCCCCATGTCCGGGAGCGGTTGAAAAAGATCGTCGTGTTCGTCCCCGAGGATCACCACATGCAGGTTTTGAATGCTATGTGCGAAGCGGGGGCGGGATGGATCGGCAACTACAGCCACTGCACCTTCAATCTGAGGGGAACGGGCACTTTCCTTCCCGGAGAGGGAACGAATCCCTACATCGGGCAACAGGGCAAACTGGAGCAGGTGGAGGAAGTGCGGCTGGAGACCGTCGTTCCCGAGTCCGCCCAAACCCGGGTGGTGCAGGCCATGTTGAAGGCGCACCCCTACGAGGAAGTGGCCTATGACATCTATCCCCTGGAACTTCCCGGTCGATCCTTCGGGCTGGGACGGATCGGGCGCTTGCCGGAGAGAACCCGCTTGAAAGTCCTGGCGGAAAGGGTAAAGGAGGCTTACGGAATTCCCGCCCTTCGCCTGGTCGGAGATCCGGACCGTCTCGTATCCACCGTGGCGGTCCTGGGCGGGTCGGGCGGCCGCTACGCCTGGACGGCCCTGGAGCGCGGGGCGGATGTTTTCATCACCGGCGACATCGACTACCATACGGCCCTGGATTCCCTGGCCGCCGGACTTGCGCTGATCGATCCGGGCCACCATGTGGAGCGGCTGGTCCTGGAGCGGGTGTGCCGGGTCCTGCGGGAAAAGTGGGCTCCTCCGGAGGTGAAGGTTGTCCCGACGACCGTTCATCGGGATCCCTTTCAGTTCCTTTGA
- a CDS encoding endonuclease/exonuclease/phosphatase family protein, translating to MSYNIRHGLGCDGVLDLERIAAVIESVSPDVVGLNEVDVRFHRRSGWEDQLGWLSRRLGMACCFGPTLRRRRPGAFPAGGYGNGLLTKDPILSHHHLTFSITGGEPRGILVADLEREGRPVRLVVTHLGLTSVMRMRQVEALRELCQKWTGPMVVMGDWNVTPEQPEVTLLRPWLTDALSFCGVTGGTYPCLRPRKRIDYIFCTSHFRVLEASVVAVEDCASDHLPVRCLLDWSKDEAGSGIMGTNRRAERD from the coding sequence ATGTCGTACAACATCCGCCACGGGTTGGGCTGTGACGGGGTGTTGGATCTGGAGCGGATCGCCGCGGTGATCGAATCGGTCTCTCCCGATGTAGTGGGTTTGAACGAGGTGGATGTTCGCTTTCATCGGCGCAGCGGTTGGGAGGACCAGCTCGGATGGTTGTCCCGCCGTCTGGGGATGGCGTGTTGTTTTGGCCCCACCCTCCGGAGGCGGCGGCCCGGGGCTTTCCCCGCGGGAGGATACGGAAACGGCCTGTTGACGAAGGATCCGATCCTCAGCCACCACCATCTCACCTTTTCCATAACAGGCGGTGAGCCCCGCGGGATTCTGGTGGCCGACCTGGAGCGGGAAGGGAGGCCGGTGCGCCTGGTCGTGACCCATCTGGGATTGACATCCGTGATGCGTATGCGGCAGGTGGAAGCCCTTCGCGAGCTATGTCAAAAGTGGACGGGTCCGATGGTGGTGATGGGGGATTGGAACGTAACGCCGGAACAACCGGAGGTGACCCTTCTCCGCCCCTGGCTGACCGATGCCCTCTCCTTTTGCGGCGTGACCGGGGGAACCTATCCGTGCCTGCGTCCCCGCAAGCGGATCGACTACATCTTTTGCACCTCCCATTTTCGGGTCCTGGAGGCGTCCGTAGTGGCGGTGGAGGACTGCGCTTCCGATCATCTGCCCGTAAGATGCCTGTTGGACTGGTCGAAAGATGAGGCCGGTTCCGGTATAATGGGTACGAACCGGCGTGCGGAACGGGATTGA
- a CDS encoding M1 family metallopeptidase — translation MNGWMRRAMVELRFWVCLGFCLILALIALMGQLDRQQASGAHARLSMGKAAVQSVSRPVYRIWADYDDEARTVSGRMEVTLPADRPETWKEVYFHLYPNAFRRWQWGEHTKPKEPGYLDVSDIKVNGRKATSHIDGTVMRVKLPEPLAPGQSARIKMTYRLKLPKGGSRLNAFGQTAFLAQWYPMLAVKDEDGWHTEPYTTVGDPFYSQMSDFEVTFRVPEGYRVITSADDDLSHPVKGAVTLRQENMRDFAAVITKDYEVIQGAAGDVEVNLWYQKGMEREAKKLHQAAVSGMQFFGNLFGPYPYREVDVVLGETGYGIAGMEYPGLVTSIPKYPTREGERPAVNVVVHELAHQWWYAVVGNNQVKEPWLDEGLTTFSELLYMHDKMGEDQRDLLARAAEVSDEIHEKQGVTSVEPLYKYSDSIYGLMVYTRPAAMLWELMDEIGKEKVLEILQTYYDRYKFQVATTRDFIRVANEVAGKDLTSFFDRWLFFKENIKKAG, via the coding sequence GTGAATGGATGGATGAGACGCGCCATGGTGGAGCTCCGCTTTTGGGTTTGCCTGGGTTTTTGCCTGATTTTGGCCCTGATCGCTTTGATGGGACAGCTGGATCGGCAGCAGGCATCGGGGGCGCATGCCCGTTTGTCGATGGGGAAAGCGGCTGTCCAATCCGTATCCCGCCCCGTGTACCGGATATGGGCCGATTACGATGACGAAGCCCGCACGGTCTCCGGACGGATGGAAGTGACGCTGCCGGCGGATCGCCCGGAAACATGGAAAGAGGTTTATTTTCACCTTTATCCCAATGCCTTTCGCCGGTGGCAGTGGGGGGAGCATACCAAGCCGAAGGAGCCGGGCTATCTGGATGTATCGGATATCAAGGTGAACGGTCGGAAGGCGACGTCGCACATCGACGGAACCGTCATGAGGGTGAAACTGCCCGAACCCCTTGCGCCGGGACAGTCCGCCCGGATCAAGATGACTTACCGGCTGAAACTGCCCAAGGGAGGAAGCCGGCTGAACGCCTTCGGTCAAACCGCCTTCCTCGCCCAATGGTATCCGATGCTGGCCGTGAAGGATGAGGACGGATGGCATACGGAACCCTACACCACCGTGGGGGACCCCTTCTATTCCCAGATGTCGGATTTTGAGGTGACGTTCCGGGTGCCGGAAGGTTACCGGGTGATCACCAGCGCCGATGATGATCTTTCGCATCCGGTGAAGGGGGCTGTGACCCTCCGCCAGGAAAACATGCGGGATTTTGCCGCCGTCATCACCAAGGATTACGAGGTGATCCAAGGTGCGGCGGGAGATGTGGAGGTCAACCTCTGGTATCAGAAGGGGATGGAAAGGGAGGCGAAAAAGCTGCATCAAGCCGCCGTTTCCGGCATGCAGTTCTTCGGAAACTTGTTCGGCCCCTATCCCTATCGCGAAGTGGACGTGGTGCTGGGAGAGACGGGATACGGAATCGCGGGCATGGAGTATCCCGGTCTCGTCACTTCCATTCCCAAATATCCCACCCGGGAGGGGGAACGTCCCGCAGTCAACGTCGTGGTGCACGAGCTGGCCCACCAGTGGTGGTACGCCGTGGTCGGCAACAATCAGGTGAAGGAACCCTGGCTGGATGAGGGCTTGACCACCTTTTCCGAGCTGCTGTACATGCATGACAAGATGGGGGAAGATCAGCGGGACCTGCTGGCGAGGGCCGCGGAAGTGAGCGATGAGATCCACGAGAAGCAGGGCGTGACCTCCGTGGAGCCCTTGTACAAGTACTCCGACTCGATTTACGGGTTGATGGTTTACACCCGGCCCGCCGCCATGTTGTGGGAGCTGATGGATGAGATCGGAAAAGAGAAGGTTCTGGAGATCCTCCAAACCTATTATGACCGGTACAAATTTCAGGTGGCCACGACAAGGGATTTCATTCGGGTGGCCAATGAGGTGGCCGGCAAGGATCTCACATCCTTCTTCGATCGCTGGCTCTTTTTCAAGGAGAATATAAAGAAAGCGGGCTAG
- a CDS encoding tRNA (adenine(22)-N(1))-methyltransferase, producing MKCSERLQAVARWVPAGATVADIGADHAHLLIHLVLRERIKKGVAGELNKGPYENARSQVERSGLSERIEVRRGDGLSVLKEGEADVIVIAGMGGALIASILDRGRKKLSGVRRLVLQPNTGGERVRQWLRQNGWVPVGESLVEEGGTLYEIIAAERGENEALYRQPPATEEQLLLLGPLLWKEKHPLLTKRWLQELAARERILDRVRAGRTEEAARRAAQLEQEIAQWRRLRKWLFEENP from the coding sequence GTGAAATGTTCTGAGCGGCTTCAGGCCGTTGCCCGCTGGGTTCCTGCGGGAGCGACCGTGGCGGATATCGGAGCGGATCACGCGCATCTGCTGATCCATCTGGTTCTCCGGGAGCGGATCAAGAAGGGAGTCGCCGGAGAATTGAACAAGGGTCCTTACGAAAACGCCCGATCCCAGGTGGAGCGCTCCGGCCTTTCGGAACGGATTGAGGTGCGCCGGGGAGACGGGCTCTCCGTTCTGAAAGAGGGAGAAGCGGATGTGATTGTCATCGCCGGGATGGGCGGGGCCCTCATCGCGAGTATTTTGGATAGGGGAAGGAAGAAGCTTTCCGGTGTTCGTCGGCTCGTCCTTCAACCCAACACCGGAGGAGAGAGGGTGCGCCAGTGGCTCAGGCAAAACGGCTGGGTGCCGGTGGGGGAGAGCCTGGTGGAAGAGGGGGGAACCCTGTATGAAATCATCGCGGCTGAGCGGGGGGAGAACGAGGCGCTGTACCGACAACCGCCCGCAACGGAGGAACAATTGCTCCTCCTGGGTCCCCTCCTCTGGAAGGAGAAACACCCCTTGCTGACCAAAAGATGGCTTCAGGAACTCGCCGCCCGCGAACGCATTTTGGATCGGGTCCGGGCGGGACGGACGGAGGAGGCGGCCCGGCGGGCGGCGCAGCTGGAACAAGAAATCGCCCAATGGAGGAGGTTGAGAAAGTGGCTGTTCGAGGAGAATCCCTGA
- a CDS encoding GDSL-type esterase/lipase family protein, with the protein MNKRRVIAIGTCLLVAAVFIVLWVPVHNPPKPSSTEQEGGFLQALRRIASEDGRLDYLVLGDSVALGKGSKKEAGYGYWVAEYLKGEGIDVHLDNRAVSGQTSDQLLKSLDDRDLLASVRQSDLISITIGGNDLLKEVLRSGNPVKALRNFWHIQKRYTDNLEAILDKIRRNNPHAPVLITSLYNPVEPEEPYFQTARRLLDRWNEEMKKVASTHPATEVIDVDRLLLPDERDWLADEIHPNDRGYQLMAEGLLEIIRGKVSGAVQVR; encoded by the coding sequence GTGAACAAACGCAGGGTGATTGCGATCGGGACCTGTCTGCTGGTGGCGGCGGTCTTCATTGTCCTGTGGGTTCCGGTGCACAATCCGCCGAAACCTTCGAGCACCGAGCAGGAGGGAGGATTCCTTCAGGCGTTGAGAAGGATCGCGTCCGAGGACGGCAGGCTGGATTATCTGGTCCTCGGCGATTCGGTCGCCTTGGGGAAGGGTTCGAAAAAGGAGGCGGGTTACGGTTACTGGGTTGCGGAATATCTGAAGGGCGAAGGGATTGATGTCCATCTGGACAACCGGGCCGTTTCCGGACAGACTTCGGACCAACTGCTGAAATCCCTTGACGATCGCGATCTCTTGGCAAGCGTTCGGCAGTCGGATCTGATCTCCATCACCATCGGAGGGAACGATCTGCTGAAGGAAGTGCTCCGAAGCGGCAATCCCGTCAAAGCCCTGAGGAATTTTTGGCACATCCAAAAGCGGTATACGGATAACCTGGAGGCCATCCTGGATAAGATCCGGAGGAATAATCCCCATGCACCGGTATTGATCACTTCCCTCTATAATCCGGTGGAGCCTGAAGAACCCTATTTTCAGACGGCCCGGAGACTGCTGGATCGATGGAATGAGGAGATGAAGAAAGTGGCCAGCACTCACCCCGCCACGGAAGTGATTGACGTCGACCGCCTTCTGCTCCCCGATGAGCGCGACTGGTTGGCCGACGAGATTCATCCCAACGACCGGGGTTACCAGCTGATGGCGGAGGGCTTGCTGGAAATCATCCGCGGAAAGGTATCCGGGGCTGTCCAGGTGCGGTGA